Proteins found in one Planctomycetes bacterium MalM25 genomic segment:
- the pcp gene encoding Pyrrolidone-carboxylate peptidase, with translation MPRLLLTAFRPFDHWNENASWLALQAVMRDLPADLEVTTRLYPVDYDELRPRLAMDLATPYDAVLHLGQASGSATLRLEQFALNARRGAGERSDQALPLEPDGPAAYRSRLPMADWTRRLRDAGVPTELSLHAGDYLCNAAMYWSHYLLEASGREPRVGFVHIPIDLSQATAAPHATPSLPTELAALAVRQIISWAVNTPPIDHLADAPTKIEGRA, from the coding sequence ATGCCGCGCCTTTTATTGACCGCGTTTCGGCCGTTCGACCACTGGAATGAGAACGCCAGTTGGCTCGCTCTGCAGGCCGTGATGCGCGACCTGCCGGCCGACCTGGAGGTCACCACCCGGCTCTACCCGGTCGATTACGACGAGCTGCGTCCGCGTCTCGCAATGGACCTCGCGACCCCCTACGACGCGGTTCTGCACCTCGGCCAGGCCTCGGGCTCGGCGACGCTCCGCTTGGAGCAGTTCGCGCTCAACGCCCGCCGCGGAGCGGGCGAGCGCTCGGACCAAGCCCTCCCGCTCGAACCGGACGGCCCCGCCGCGTACCGCAGCCGCCTGCCGATGGCCGACTGGACCCGCCGCCTGCGCGACGCGGGCGTGCCGACGGAGCTTTCGCTCCACGCCGGCGACTACCTGTGCAACGCGGCGATGTACTGGTCGCATTACTTGCTCGAGGCCTCGGGCCGCGAGCCGCGCGTCGGCTTCGTCCACATCCCAATCGATCTCTCCCAGGCGACGGCCGCTCCCCACGCGACGCCGAGCCTGCCGACCGAGCTCGCCGCGCTGGCGGTCCGGCAGATCATCAGCTGGGCGGTCAACACGCCTCCGATCGATCACTTGGCCGACGCCCCCACCAAGATCGAGGGGCGGGCGTGA
- the ispD gene encoding 2-C-methyl-D-erythritol 4-phosphate cytidylyltransferase, with protein MSRFAVLVLAAGRSSRFADPNYKKPFAMLDGRAVWLHSVERFTLREDVCQTLVVVSPEDREEFQRKFGANLAFMNVTLCEGGAERADSVRAGLAKIADGATHVAVHDAARPLVTDKEVDALFAAATEQHAAILATPVTATLKRVEDHRITATEPREGLWAAQTPQAFELGLLRRAHEAGAGTPATDDAQLVERLGDPVAIVEGSPENLKITTQEDLRLAAAILASRPQAAPKRGANPFADDDLWR; from the coding sequence GTGAGTCGGTTCGCCGTGCTGGTGCTGGCGGCGGGGCGCAGCTCGCGGTTCGCCGACCCGAACTACAAGAAGCCGTTCGCGATGCTCGACGGTCGCGCCGTCTGGCTGCACTCGGTCGAGCGGTTCACGTTACGCGAGGACGTCTGCCAAACGCTGGTCGTCGTCTCGCCGGAAGATCGCGAGGAGTTCCAGCGGAAGTTCGGCGCGAACCTCGCCTTTATGAACGTCACGCTGTGCGAGGGGGGCGCCGAGCGGGCCGACTCGGTCCGCGCCGGCCTGGCGAAGATCGCCGACGGGGCGACGCACGTCGCCGTGCACGACGCCGCTCGGCCCCTGGTCACCGATAAAGAAGTCGACGCCCTCTTCGCGGCCGCCACGGAGCAGCACGCCGCGATCCTCGCGACGCCCGTCACCGCGACGCTCAAACGGGTTGAGGACCATCGGATCACCGCCACCGAGCCACGCGAGGGCCTTTGGGCAGCGCAGACGCCTCAGGCGTTCGAGCTCGGTTTGCTCCGCCGCGCCCACGAAGCGGGCGCCGGCACGCCAGCGACCGACGACGCCCAACTCGTCGAACGACTCGGCGACCCGGTGGCGATCGTCGAGGGCTCGCCCGAGAACCTGAAGATCACGACCCAAGAGGACCTGAGGCTCGCCGCCGCGATCCTCGCCTCCCGCCCCCAAGCGGCCCCGAAGCGGGGGGCGAACCCCTTCGCGGACGATGATCTGTGGCGTTAG
- the tyrS gene encoding Tyrosine--tRNA ligase has product MDFFTDLEARGLVHQTTDPKLCDWLANEPRTLYVGFDPTADSLHVGSLLGLIVMRRFQKAGHKPIAVVGGATGMIGDPSGKSAERNLLDAETLAHNVRAMGEQMARFLDFDCGPSSALLVNNYDWTGGWTYLEFLRDIGKNFPVNVMLGKDSVKSRLGGDDKDGKTGGMSYTEFSYMLLQAYDFVHLAKEHGCELQAGGSDQWGNITAGIDLGRRMHGQQLYGVTWPLLTKSDGTKMGKTESGAIWLDAERTSPYEFYQYWVNTDDADVGGCLRMLTELPLEEIAALDTAREEAAQKRESQKRLAEELTGLVHGAEGLATAQRATEIFFGAEVEGLDDRTLGAIFADVPAGEASRGQLEGEGLPIVDALVAAGLSKSKGEARRTVEQGGAYINNRKADGLDRVLTLADLASDTVIVLRSGKRKYGLLRLV; this is encoded by the coding sequence ATGGACTTCTTCACCGACCTGGAGGCCCGGGGCCTCGTTCACCAGACGACCGACCCGAAGCTCTGCGATTGGCTCGCCAACGAGCCGCGGACGCTGTATGTCGGCTTCGACCCGACCGCGGACAGCCTGCACGTCGGCAGCCTGCTCGGCCTGATCGTCATGCGGCGGTTCCAGAAGGCGGGGCACAAGCCGATCGCCGTGGTCGGCGGAGCCACGGGCATGATCGGCGACCCGAGCGGCAAGAGCGCCGAGCGCAACCTGCTCGACGCCGAGACCCTCGCGCACAACGTCCGAGCGATGGGCGAGCAGATGGCCCGCTTCCTTGATTTCGATTGTGGCCCCTCGTCCGCCCTGCTGGTCAACAACTACGACTGGACCGGCGGTTGGACCTACCTCGAGTTCCTCCGCGACATCGGCAAGAACTTCCCGGTCAACGTCATGCTGGGCAAGGACTCGGTGAAGAGCCGCCTCGGCGGCGACGATAAAGATGGCAAAACGGGGGGCATGAGCTACACCGAGTTCAGCTACATGCTCCTGCAGGCTTACGACTTCGTCCACTTGGCGAAGGAGCACGGTTGCGAGCTGCAGGCGGGGGGGAGCGACCAGTGGGGCAACATCACGGCCGGCATCGACCTGGGGCGCCGGATGCACGGTCAGCAGCTCTACGGTGTGACGTGGCCGCTCTTGACGAAGAGCGACGGCACGAAGATGGGCAAGACCGAGAGCGGCGCCATCTGGCTCGACGCCGAGCGGACCAGCCCGTACGAGTTCTACCAGTACTGGGTGAACACCGACGACGCCGACGTCGGCGGCTGCCTGCGGATGCTCACCGAGTTGCCGCTTGAGGAGATCGCCGCGCTCGATACGGCCCGCGAAGAGGCGGCCCAGAAACGCGAGAGCCAGAAGCGGCTCGCCGAGGAGCTCACGGGCCTGGTCCACGGCGCTGAGGGCCTGGCGACCGCCCAGCGGGCGACCGAGATCTTCTTCGGGGCCGAGGTCGAGGGGCTCGACGATCGGACCCTCGGGGCGATCTTCGCGGACGTGCCCGCCGGCGAGGCGTCGCGTGGGCAGCTGGAGGGGGAGGGACTGCCGATCGTCGACGCTCTGGTCGCCGCCGGCCTGTCCAAGAGCAAGGGCGAGGCCCGCCGAACCGTCGAGCAGGGGGGCGCGTACATAAATAATCGGAAGGCGGACGGCCTCGACCGGGTGCTCACCCTGGCCGATCTGGCGAGCGACACGGTGATTGTGCTCCGCAGCGGCAAGAGGAAATACGGCTTGTTGCGATTGGTCTAA
- the yxlF_2 gene encoding putative ABC transporter ATP-binding protein YxlF translates to MSGPNAGEAVIETRALSKVYRDFWGRQKVRALKALDLEVYKGEIFGLLGPNGSGKSTTIKLLLGLLFPSDGQALVFGKEATDVSKNEKIGYLPEESYLYKFLNAEETLDFYGRLFDIPAEVRKERIEKLLKLVGIDRARKRQLREYSKGMTRRIGLAQALINDPELILLDEPTSGLDPIGTREMKDMILQLRDQGKTVVMCSHLLADVQDVCDRIAILHQGELKELGRVDSLLTVEDVTQIRGRNLSDDCKNELRDVLQRHGAELLEMDNPTTTLEDLFLSIVRDSEARPGRRIVRDEGSPESSPSDN, encoded by the coding sequence ATGTCAGGCCCCAACGCCGGCGAAGCCGTCATCGAGACCCGCGCCCTGTCGAAGGTCTACCGTGACTTCTGGGGACGCCAGAAGGTCCGTGCCCTCAAGGCGCTCGACCTGGAAGTCTACAAGGGCGAGATCTTCGGGCTCCTGGGCCCCAACGGCTCGGGCAAGTCGACCACGATCAAGTTGCTGCTCGGCCTGCTCTTCCCGAGCGATGGCCAGGCGCTCGTCTTCGGCAAAGAGGCGACCGACGTCTCGAAGAACGAGAAGATCGGCTACCTGCCCGAGGAGTCGTACCTCTACAAGTTCCTCAACGCCGAAGAGACGCTCGACTTCTACGGCCGCCTGTTCGACATCCCCGCCGAGGTCCGCAAGGAGCGGATCGAGAAGCTCCTCAAGCTGGTCGGCATCGACCGCGCCCGCAAGCGGCAGCTCCGCGAGTACTCCAAGGGCATGACGCGGCGGATCGGTCTGGCCCAGGCGCTGATCAACGACCCGGAGCTGATCCTGCTGGACGAGCCGACGAGCGGCCTCGACCCGATCGGCACCCGGGAGATGAAGGACATGATCCTGCAGCTCCGCGATCAGGGCAAAACGGTCGTCATGTGCAGCCACCTGCTGGCCGACGTGCAGGACGTCTGCGACCGGATCGCGATCCTCCACCAGGGCGAGCTGAAGGAGCTCGGCCGCGTCGATTCGTTGCTCACCGTCGAGGACGTCACGCAGATCCGCGGCCGCAACCTGAGCGACGACTGCAAGAACGAGCTCCGCGACGTCCTCCAGCGCCACGGCGCCGAGCTGCTGGAGATGGACAACCCGACCACGACGCTCGAGGACCTGTTCCTGTCGATCGTCCGCGACAGCGAGGCCCGACCCGGACGGCGGATCGTCCGCGACGAGGGTTCGCCGGAATCCTCGCCGAGCGACAACTGA
- a CDS encoding ABC-2 family transporter protein encodes MVVENEVLPYWQWLWRGEGAALADGEGAIVRFGIIVLTLFVLALVGGFIVSLIRNGPVKAGERTYRTLVGGIGDLLRISPTRVWALAWLAIKESLRRRVWVALVVFGLILLSSSWFLGANFREPAPLYISLVTGWASLLVLLTALLTAAFSLPNDIKQKTIYTVATKPVRPVEIVLGRMLGFTVIGTALLAVMGVGSWFFVNGSLAHSHTIDKQSLTTLRDADGASLGLEGETSIDAFHKHAIDLGAEGEGLALMTHGHTHAIAGDDGDASVSEAQDYLRARVPQRGKIKFYNQQGVQVSKGISVGNEWAYRSFIQGASQAAAVWTFEGVNQSTLLEDEEGGQYLPVSLIVRVYRSYKGVIEEAIQGSIQLRNPETQVKSTLRVFPAKDFAIDTFDFANEQTDTEQNEITILDDLVSSDGRVEVIVQCLDRGQYFGFAQADCFVRRPEGSPLWNFVKGYLAIWMQMVIVIAIAVTMSTFLSGPIAMVAAVSFIVLGFFRAYFLKIALGESYGGGPVESFVRLVTQMNVMSPFPERTSGVVAMEAVDDVFQGAMRAVSYVLPDFSQYLDRVSYVASGFSIPADALARDLTVCLAYVVGLAIAGYFCLRTREVAK; translated from the coding sequence ATGGTCGTCGAGAACGAAGTCCTCCCTTACTGGCAATGGCTGTGGCGTGGCGAAGGCGCCGCGCTGGCCGATGGCGAGGGCGCGATCGTCCGCTTCGGGATCATCGTGCTCACGCTGTTCGTGCTCGCCCTGGTCGGCGGTTTCATCGTGTCGCTGATCCGCAACGGCCCGGTCAAGGCGGGCGAGCGGACCTACCGCACGCTGGTGGGGGGCATCGGCGACCTGCTGCGGATCTCGCCCACGCGTGTGTGGGCCCTCGCTTGGTTGGCGATCAAGGAGTCGCTCCGCCGGCGGGTCTGGGTGGCGCTGGTGGTGTTCGGCCTGATCCTGCTTTCCTCCAGCTGGTTCTTGGGGGCCAACTTCCGCGAGCCCGCGCCGCTGTACATCAGCCTGGTAACCGGCTGGGCGAGCCTGCTGGTGCTGCTCACGGCGTTGCTCACCGCCGCGTTCAGCCTGCCGAACGACATCAAGCAGAAGACCATCTACACGGTCGCCACCAAGCCGGTCCGGCCGGTCGAGATCGTGCTGGGCCGCATGCTCGGTTTCACCGTGATCGGCACCGCGTTGCTCGCCGTTATGGGCGTCGGCAGCTGGTTCTTCGTGAACGGGTCGCTCGCGCACTCGCACACCATCGACAAGCAGTCGCTCACCACGCTCCGCGACGCCGACGGCGCCTCGCTGGGCCTGGAGGGCGAGACCTCGATCGACGCCTTCCACAAGCACGCGATCGACCTGGGCGCCGAGGGCGAGGGCCTCGCCCTCATGACGCACGGCCACACCCACGCGATCGCCGGCGACGACGGCGACGCGAGCGTCAGCGAGGCTCAGGACTACCTCCGCGCCCGCGTGCCCCAGCGTGGCAAGATCAAGTTCTACAACCAGCAGGGCGTGCAGGTCTCCAAGGGGATCAGCGTCGGCAACGAGTGGGCCTACCGGAGCTTCATCCAAGGCGCCAGCCAAGCGGCCGCCGTGTGGACGTTCGAGGGGGTCAACCAATCGACCCTGTTGGAGGACGAAGAGGGGGGGCAGTACTTGCCGGTGTCCCTGATCGTGCGGGTCTACCGCTCCTACAAGGGCGTCATCGAAGAGGCCATCCAGGGGAGCATCCAGCTCCGCAATCCCGAGACCCAGGTGAAGAGCACCCTGCGGGTCTTCCCGGCGAAGGACTTCGCCATCGACACGTTCGACTTCGCCAACGAACAGACCGACACCGAGCAGAACGAGATCACGATCCTCGACGACCTCGTCAGCTCGGACGGCCGGGTCGAGGTCATCGTGCAGTGCCTCGACCGGGGCCAGTACTTCGGCTTCGCCCAGGCGGACTGCTTCGTGCGTCGTCCGGAGGGCTCGCCGCTGTGGAACTTCGTGAAGGGTTACCTCGCCATCTGGATGCAGATGGTGATCGTCATCGCCATCGCGGTGACCATGAGCACCTTCCTGAGCGGGCCGATCGCCATGGTCGCGGCGGTCTCGTTCATCGTCCTCGGCTTCTTCCGGGCTTACTTCTTGAAGATCGCCCTGGGCGAGTCGTACGGCGGTGGTCCGGTCGAGTCGTTCGTGCGGCTGGTGACCCAGATGAACGTGATGTCGCCGTTCCCGGAGCGGACGTCCGGCGTCGTCGCGATGGAGGCGGTCGACGACGTCTTCCAGGGCGCGATGCGTGCGGTCTCGTACGTCCTGCCCGACTTCAGCCAGTACCTGGACCGCGTTTCGTACGTCGCCTCGGGTTTCTCGATCCCGGCCGACGCGCTGGCGCGCGACCTGACCGTCTGCCTCGCCTACGTCGTGGGCCTGGCGATCGCCGGTTACTTCTGCTTGCGGACCCGTGAGGTGGCCAAATGA